From the genome of bacterium:
CAAGCAGGAAAGCGAACCTAAAGGTTCGCACTACATTTATCGAATGTCACAGGTTAATTCGTGTCCTTATGTGGCTAATTTCTCTAATTCTCTGTGAACTCTGTGCCTCTGTGGCTGAACGGTTACGAAAAAATATTGTAACTATTCAGTAATTATTCAGCTACAGATTAACACGGATAAATAACAGATAGTAGAGGACAAGATGCAAGGGGCGAGAAAGCAGAGGGTAGAGATAGATGTCCTCCGCTGGCGTGGGATTAAGGGGGTGGAAATTAGAAGAAGAAAAGCCCTTCAGCCTTCAGCCTGATTACAGACACGGATACCGGAGACGCCTCACGGATTTTTCCGTGTTTCATCCGTGTCCATCTGTGGCTGAATAGTTACGATTTGGTTTATAATTCTTCGTGCCATTCGTGTTCTTCGTGGTTTTAAAAGATGTGAGAAAGGTTAATCTAACCGCACAGGTGGCAATTTTTCTTTAAGCCTTTTGTGCAATCGTTCAGAAACATCTTGTGGAATAGAGGGTTTAAGGACAGACTTATATATTTGGATGGTTCTCTGTAAGGTTATTAGATAAGAGTTACATTTTGGACACTTAGAGATATGTTTTTCTACTTTACTCTGCAAACCAGGTTTTAACTCTAAATCTATGTAATCTGATAATAGAGTTTTTATCTTATTACACTCCATTATTTTAATGTTCTCCCTTATAATTTGTTATTCCAGACATTAAAAAAACCTTTATGTTTGTCTCTACATCGCTATTTTCTGTTACAGAAAAACT
Proteins encoded in this window:
- a CDS encoding zf-HC2 domain-containing protein, translating into MECNKIKTLLSDYIDLELKPGLQSKVEKHISKCPKCNSYLITLQRTIQIYKSVLKPSIPQDVSERLHKRLKEKLPPVRLD